The Lucilia cuprina isolate Lc7/37 chromosome 5, ASM2204524v1, whole genome shotgun sequence genome includes a window with the following:
- the LOC111681209 gene encoding battenin-like has product MSSENHEEPEELEDNGLWRDLTAFWLLGLCNNYGYTVMLSAAHDIIGQFHEEHITRFENTTETKAVRDCQYISTGAILLADILPTLFFKIILPFLPYWLNFYIFSAVIFSAAGFLFVGFAKTEWLAILGIAITSASGGIGEAKFVSYSSQFNKNVVSTWSSGTGAAGVIGSLSYATLRSFHISNRDTMLIMLIFPLLEALSFWLLLRSPKQKLRVVYSKELLLHQLEEFSQKLSYAKELLKYMVPLVLVYLFEYFINQGLYELVYFENCFLERPSQYRWLNVDYQLGVFVARSSVNIVHFKKTWLMAVLQFLNVLYFLAEAIFPFTPLIWFTFAIVFWEGLLGGGAYVNTFYRMSHEIPIQRRKFALSIVIQSDSIGITSAALLAIPVHNAICDLPVMKRMIKWYSTL; this is encoded by the exons ATGTCTAGCGAAAATCATGAAGAGCCAGAAGAATTGGAAGATAATGGTTTGTGGAGAGACCTAACAGCATTTTGGTTACTAGGACTTTGTAATAATTATGGTTACACGGTTATGTTAAGTGCTGCACACGATATAATAGGACAATTTCATGAGGAG CATATAACGCGTTTTGAAAATACCACTGAAACTAAAGCTGTAAGAGATTGTCAGTATATATCTACGGGAGCTATATTATTGGCTGATATTTTGCCtactttgtttttcaaaattattttacctTTCCTGCCCTATTGGTTGAA tttttatattttttcagctGTAATCTTCTCAGCCGCTGGATTTCTTTTCGTAGGTTTTGCCAAAACCGAATGGTTGGCTATTTTGGGCATAGCAATAACCTCGGCTAGTGGCGGTATAGGAGAAGCGAAATTTGTGTCATATTCCTCGCAGTTTAATAA AAATGTGGTATCGACTTGGTCTTCTGGAACCGGAGCTGCTGGGGTTATAGGCTCCCTATCCTATGCCACCTTAAGATCGTTTCATATTAGTAATCGTGATACCATGCTGATCATGTTAATCTTTCCCTTACTGGAGGCTTTATCTTTTTGGTTACTTTTAAGGTCTCCCAAACAAAAGTTAAGGGTGGTATATTCCAAAGAGTTACTTTTGCATCAATTGGAGGAGTTTAGTCAAAAGTTAAGCTATGCCAAAGAACTGCTTAAATATATGGTGCCTTTGGTGTTAGTGTATTTATTTGAATACTTTATAAATCAGGGTTTG taTGAATTGGTTtactttgaaaattgttttttggagCGACCCTCTCAATATCGTTGGCTTAATGTGGACTATCAACTGGGTGTATTTGTAGCTAGATCATCGGTTAATATAGTGCATTTTAAGAAGACCTGGTTAATGGCAGTTTTGCAATTTCTTAATGTTTTGTATTTCCTGGCAGAAGCCATTTTTCCCTTTACACCTCTTATCTGGTTTACTTTTGCGATTGTATTCTGGGAGGGTCTGCTGGGCGGTGGGGCCTAtgttaatactttttatagaatgtCACATGAAATTCCAATTCAGAGAAGAAAATTTGCCTTGTCCATTGTTATACAATCGGATTCTATAGGTATTACATCGGCTGCTCTATTAGCCATACCTGTGCATAATGCCATATGTGACTTGCCCGTGATGAAGAGGATGATCAAATGGTATTCTACACTTTAG
- the LOC111681228 gene encoding LOW QUALITY PROTEIN: arylsulfatase B (The sequence of the model RefSeq protein was modified relative to this genomic sequence to represent the inferred CDS: substituted 5 bases at 5 genomic stop codons) has product MFFKAWIFLYIICWGFGNILTKDIPDTRPNIVLIMTDDMGLDDTSFRGGKEFLTPNIDALAYHGKILNRLYTPPMCTPSRAALMTGLYPIRTGTQHYVILNEDPWGILDNITSMAEIFQAEGYSTNLVGKWHLGMGRKEFTPTYKGFDTHYGYWGAYIDYFRMRSQMPVSXGSXKSYLNXXCISFXSNYSLGYDFRRNMELECHPEGSYVTDLFTREAESIILKNKGQLLLLVVNHLAVHTANDDEPLQAPQDEIDKFDYIPDIRRRTYAAMASKLDESVGRIVKALDKTNQLKNSIIIFYSDNGAPSVGLFSNTGSNWPLRGQKNSPWEGGIRVTGAIWSPLLKNKASIYQPPIYVGDFLPTLAAAAKIPLDTWQLQLDGLNHWPDLVASKTNTLITSNSDREIVHMLDEIYHVKSFMKGQYKYIKGTTIAGLYDHVLLQRNPNITDPREANYVDVIQNSLVSLAVAKFDDSPLSATKIESLRTQAQVECGQQLHTPCNPLQEECLFNIWQDPCEQNNLARNPEYQDKLNEMKQRLEELRQLAITPRVGGSQIDNDPSRHDCTWVNFLQEPVKNYILECDNNSPPCQAGI; this is encoded by the exons gttgggGTTTTGGAAATATTCTGACAAAGGATATTCCTGATACAAGACCAAATATAGTGTTAATAATGACAGATGATAtg GGTTTAGACGATACCAGTTTTCGTGGAGGTAAAGAATTTCTGACACCCAACATTGATGCTTTAGCCTATCATGGAAAGATTTTGAATCGTTTGTATACACCACCCATGTGTACACCATCCAGGGCGGCTCTAATGACAGGACTTTATCCCATACGCACTG GTACCCAACATTACGTCATACTTAATGAGGATCCCTGGGGTATATTAGATAATATCACCAGCATGGCAGAGATCTTTCAGGCAGAAGGTTATTCAACAAATCTAGTGGGTAAGTGGCATTTGGGAATGGGACGCAAAGAGTTTACACCTACCTATAAGGGATTCGATACACACTACGGATATTGGGGAGCTTATATAGATTATTTCCGCATGAGATCGCAAATGCCGGTAAGTTGAGGGAGTTAAAAATCATATCTGAACTAATAATGCATATCATTTTAGAGCAATTACAGTTTGGGTTATGATTTTCGTCGTAATATGGAGTTGGAATGTCACCCAGAGGGCAGTTATGTTACAGATCTTTTCACCCGAGAAGCAGAAAGTATTATTTTGAAGAATAAGGGACAACTATTATTATTAGTAGTCAATCATTTGGCTGTACATACAGCCAACGATGATGAACCTTTACAGGCGCCACAAGATGAAATTGACAAGTTTGACTATATACCCGATATCAGAAGAAGAACCTATGCGG ccatGGCCTCTAAATTGGATGAAAGTGTGGGTAGAATTGTCAAGGCCTTggataaaacaaatcaattgaAGAATTCTATTATTATATTCTATTCCGATAACGGAGCACCCTCTGTGGGATTATTTAGTAATACTGGATCTAATTGGCCTTTAAGAGGG caaaaaaattctCCCTGGGAGGGAGGTATACGAGTAACAGGAGCTATCTGGAGCCCATTACTGAAAAACAAGGCATCTATATATCAACCACCCATTTACGTGGGTGATTTTTTGCCAACTTTAGCTGCTGCTGCCAAAATTCCCTTGGACACTTGGCAACTACAACTGGATGGTTTGAATCACTGGCCCGATTTGGTAGCCTCCAAAACGAACACCCTCATAACCTCCAATAGTGATAGGGAAATTGTACACATGCTGGATGAGATATATCATGTAAAATCCTTTATGAAAGGCCAGTACAAATATATCAAGGGCACAACAATAGCAGGTCTATATGATCATGTTTTATTACAAAGAAATCCCAATATTACCGATCCCCGAGAAGCTAACTATGTCGATGTAATACAAAATTCATTAGTTTCTTTAGCCGTAGCAAAATTCGACGACTCCCCTTTAAGTGCCACAAAAATTGAAAGTCTTCGAACTCAAGCACAAGTAGAATGTGGACAACAATTACACACACCTTGTAATCCTTTGCAAGAAGAATGTCTCTTCAATATTTGGCAAGATCCTTGCGAACAAAATAATTTAGCTAGAAATCCAGAATATCaagataaattaaatgaaatgaaacagAGATTGGAAGAGTTAAGACAATTGGCCATAACACCGCGTGTGGGAGGTAGTCAAATTGATAACGATCCTTCGAGACATGACTGCACCTGGGTGAATTTTTTGCAAGAACCAGTAAAAAATT atattttggaATGTGATAATAATTCGCCACCTTGCCAAGCgggaatataa